The Lysobacter enzymogenes genome window below encodes:
- a CDS encoding dipeptidase: MPDRRSFLIHTALAGAGALAGGWSGALRAAAPPLRWAPYAESMVVDACGFIGSDEAKPGDMLSPKLIAEARESGLRVLQTTVGPVAQYEGAFEAAVRDIANWEEEIARHPDVFLAVRRGADLERARREKKLGVVYQFQDSAPIGEKLERIDDYQRLGLRTVQLTYNVRNLAGDGCLEPGDAGLSKFGHSLVERLNERGILVDLAHSGRRTALEAIAASKSPVLISHTGCAALVERPRNKTDAELRACAQRGGVVGIYLMPFLRESGQPGAADVIRHLEHAIDVCGEDHVGIGTDNLVSAVKLTENYKRDHAESIRERRKLGISAPGESETVYLYVEGLNAPRRFETLAALLSARGHSDARIGKILGGNFARVMTEVWS, from the coding sequence ATGCCCGATCGCAGAAGTTTCCTGATCCACACCGCGCTGGCCGGCGCCGGCGCGCTGGCCGGCGGTTGGAGCGGCGCGCTGCGCGCGGCCGCGCCGCCGTTGCGCTGGGCGCCGTACGCCGAATCGATGGTGGTCGACGCCTGCGGCTTCATCGGCAGCGACGAAGCCAAGCCCGGCGACATGCTGTCGCCGAAGCTGATCGCCGAAGCGCGCGAAAGCGGCCTGCGCGTGCTGCAGACCACGGTCGGCCCGGTCGCCCAGTACGAAGGCGCGTTCGAAGCCGCGGTGCGCGACATCGCCAACTGGGAGGAAGAAATCGCGCGCCATCCCGACGTGTTCCTGGCGGTGCGTCGCGGCGCCGACCTGGAGCGCGCGCGGCGCGAGAAGAAGCTCGGCGTGGTCTATCAGTTCCAGGACAGCGCGCCGATCGGCGAGAAGCTCGAACGCATCGACGATTACCAGCGGCTCGGCCTGCGCACGGTGCAGCTGACCTACAACGTGCGCAACCTCGCCGGCGACGGCTGCCTGGAGCCCGGCGACGCCGGCTTGAGCAAGTTCGGCCACAGCCTGGTCGAGCGGCTCAACGAGCGCGGCATCCTGGTCGACCTCGCCCACAGCGGCCGCCGCACCGCGCTGGAAGCGATCGCGGCGTCGAAATCGCCGGTGCTGATCAGCCACACCGGTTGCGCGGCATTGGTCGAACGCCCGCGCAACAAGACCGACGCCGAACTGCGCGCCTGCGCCCAGCGCGGCGGCGTGGTCGGCATCTACCTGATGCCGTTCCTGCGCGAGAGCGGCCAGCCCGGCGCGGCCGACGTGATTCGTCATCTGGAACACGCCATCGACGTGTGCGGCGAAGACCATGTCGGCATCGGCACCGACAACCTGGTGTCGGCGGTGAAACTGACCGAGAACTACAAGCGCGACCACGCCGAATCGATCCGCGAGCGGCGCAAGCTCGGCATTTCCGCGCCGGGCGAGAGCGAGACCGTGTATCTGTACGTCGAAGGCCTCAACGCCCCGCGGCGCTTCGAAACGCTGGCCGCGTTGCTGTCGGCGCGCGGCCACAGCGACGCGCGGATCGGCAAGATCCTCGGCGGCAACTTCGCCCGGGTGATGACCGAAGTCTGGAGTTGA